From Rhodospirillaceae bacterium, the proteins below share one genomic window:
- a CDS encoding DJ-1/PfpI family protein, translating to MRTHLSPDSGSSETFRRRAAAGRIREPIVFAGALQSLGSRQVARLSKSWNHPVGWMEIDGPDMAFRIGLLLFPDIMQLDMTGPHEVFCNFPDTEVLLVSKSLDPVRSGGGMRILPDVNYDDCPQLDLVCVPGGAGMNALLTDTDTLDFLRRQAQGARYVTSVCTGSLVLGAAGLLKGRRAACHWMSREMLSAFGSIPDPSRVVIDGNIISGGGVTAGIDFALTVAGELFGPDVAKKIQLAIEYNPQPPFDAGSPEAAGADIEAAARSAASERQAQREAAVRAAVQAA from the coding sequence ACTCAGGCTCGTCGGAGACGTTCCGTCGACGCGCCGCGGCCGGGAGAATCCGCGAACCGATCGTATTTGCCGGAGCGTTGCAAAGCCTTGGGAGTCGGCAGGTTGCAAGGCTTTCTAAATCGTGGAATCATCCTGTCGGGTGGATGGAAATCGATGGTCCTGACATGGCATTTCGAATTGGCTTGCTGCTTTTTCCCGACATTATGCAACTCGATATGACCGGGCCGCATGAGGTTTTTTGCAATTTTCCCGACACCGAGGTGCTGCTGGTCTCGAAATCCCTCGACCCGGTGCGGTCCGGCGGCGGAATGCGGATTCTGCCGGATGTGAACTATGACGACTGTCCTCAGCTGGACCTCGTCTGCGTGCCGGGCGGCGCCGGCATGAACGCCCTGCTGACGGATACGGACACTCTGGATTTTCTTCGCCGGCAGGCCCAGGGCGCGCGCTACGTCACGTCGGTCTGCACGGGCTCTCTGGTCCTCGGAGCGGCGGGGCTTCTGAAGGGGCGGCGGGCGGCGTGCCATTGGATGTCGCGGGAAATGTTGTCGGCGTTTGGCTCGATTCCGGACCCGTCCCGGGTCGTCATCGACGGGAACATCATCTCGGGCGGCGGGGTGACGGCCGGGATCGATTTCGCCCTGACCGTTGCCGGCGAACTGTTCGGCCCGGATGTCGCGAAAAAGATACAACTCGCAATAGAATACAATCCGCAGCCGCCGTTCGATGCCGGATCGCCGGAAGCGGCGGGCGCAGACATCGAGGCGGCGGCCCGTTCCGCGGCGAGCGAGCGTCAGGCCCAGCGCGAGGCGGCGGTTCGCGCCGCAGTCCAGGCAGCATAG